The genomic interval CCAAGTAGCCTGCTTCAGGCCAGCCCCAGCCAGAGGGCAAGGGGGTGTGACTGGCAACTGGAGGGTGGAGGCGGGAAGAGGTCGGTCAAGGATGTCAGGAGTGGAAGCTTGGAACAGtttaggaaagagaaagaggactgGTATTCCTGGTTTCTAGAGGGGAAGGTGCAGGAAGCGCAGGTTCCTATTTCTAGGCCCCAGCAATCTTTGCCCTCATCCCATTGATCTGGTTTGAAGAAAAGATCTGTTTCTGCACCTGCCAACACACACCAGCTCAAGGGTGAGAGAATGCTGTGGGTGCCAACATCTTGATCTTGTTCTGATCAAGAGGCCCGAGATCTCCAGGGATTATGTGACCTTGCTGCCCACATGTGGCCCTGGGGGAGGATATGGGGTCTCTGGGTCCATCAGAGGAGCTATTCTTGCTCCAAATCTGATCTGTCACTATACCACTGGACTCCAGTCATCAGAAAGCTTGCTTCTCCTTGTCCctgcccttcctcttcccatgttttctctcctggGTGGACTCTGAGACTAAACAAAGGCCATGGTTGAATGGTGACTGAGTTCCCTTTGCCTTCAGCCCTGTCCACCCTTCCACACTTTTCCTGGGAATTCTGAGTTAGGGAGGTCTCAGAAGAGGGGTTGCTTAGCTTACTATGGGAGGCAGCTGGCTGGAGGGCGGGGTGACCTTGCAGGCAGCTGGTGGGGGGGCAGTGGGGTGAATTCATTATTGATGAGCCCTGCACCCCGGGCTACTAATGAGCCCAGGCCGGCTGCTCTAATTGATGTCAAGAAACTTGAGACCCTCAGATCATTTTCCTGCCTGCCAGCTGCCTCTTCtgagccccctccccctccttatACCCCCAGCTGCTGTTAgattccttccctcttttccatcTCCACCAAcagacaaggagagagcacagaCCTTCTGGCCCCACCCTCATCTTCCTCTGGATCATTTAAGTCTCAAAGTGGGAGGCGTACTTGCTCTGCAGAGTTGGGAGAGGAGACTTAGCTGGGAGTTTGGAGAATTCAGCTCAGGGACAGAGGATGGTACTAGACTATGTATGTGGGATTTCTAAGCCCAAGGAATTCTTTCCTTGAATTGTGTATCCACTGTGTATTGTGTATGGGAGAGACCTTGTCACTCTCAAAAGAACAGGCACCCCACATTGACACACCGGTAACACCAGCCcacttccattcttcctttcccCCTCACAACAGGAGAAATTTCAGATTTGGTCCCTGAAGTTCGGCTGCTGcctccccacccctctcccaAGAAGTATGGGGTTTTCTTCCCTGAGTATTTCTAGTGCCTTAGACCATAGCTGTCATCCTTGGAAACACTAGGTAATTCTCTGTCTCACCATTTCTTCCCTCTTCATTTATGGGTTCTGGTAAGACATTCCTGAGGAACAGAATTCTGGATTACAGACTGGATTGTGGTCCAGATGCTCTATCAGGAGGAATATTTTGGCGATGTAGGCACTGCTAAGCAGGAACCTGAGTTAGTAATAGCCCTGCTCAAGGGGGAGACAGAGGTGGGCCTCATAGCCTCCCCCAATTTTCCATAAATTTGTGGCAGTGCTGCCCTCTGGTGGCAACATTCTGATGTAGCCTGACAAGTACATCTGCGTCCTACAACCctgttcctctttcctcttctgcaTATCAAGATACACCCTGAGGAGAAAATGGGACCCTGGGGGCTCCCTCatgttgtatgatttttttaaggACCTGGGGCCTACTGTTGATCTGAAGCCCATTTGGTGAAGAATGAGAGCTTTCACAGTCAGATAAGGCTCTGCCAcagcatgaccttgggcaagttataaCCTCTGGGTCTGTTTCCCCTTGTGTAAATGGGATTAATAGTACTTACTTTCCAGGATTGATAGAAATTAAATGGAATTGTCTATATAAACTATTTAACACCTTCCCTTGCAACAGCACACAATAGcaattaaaacaacacaaaaaactaATTAGCTTTCTTCCAATTTAGTTTCAAggctttttcctttcattttattattctgaTTTAAGGGAAGTCCAGGTGAGTCTTCTGCACCATCTTCCCCCACCTTCAACTTGGACCTTCCCCTGCTGTATTCTTCCATGATCCTGAAACTCTTCTCCCTTGGAAGTGTCAGGGACCAGATCTGGTGGGGGCTGGGTGAGGGGCAAAGGAGACAaagccttccttttcctcttacatcatctcttagttactggggtGTCACACTCCTGGCACCCAGTGGAAAGAAGCCATGGAAGACAGGCATCTTTTTTGCTCCATCTGGTTCCAGGAGGGGTTTGGAAAGAGGGGGGTGGGATGACACAGATTGCAGGTCTGGTCAGTGGGGGCACTGGGTTGGGTTTATTGCACTTGCAACAGAGTTTAAATAAGTTCCGGGGGTCTGGAGCCAAGGGGAGGTTgggcagggagagaggggcagggtcAGTGCAGCTGGTGGGTAGAACCCAAGTCCTGCAGACCTGGGGCTCCCCTTTTTCTGGGGACTGAGAGAGCCTGCATCTGGCTAGGCTGAGATTCCAGATCGGTTGTCATCATGGCCTCTAGACTCAGGTCTGGAGCAGATCCAAATGCAGTCCTGGATCTGCCTAGATTAGGTTATCAACACCGGAGGCTGGACTTCAGATCAACCCCAGGTCCCAAACTGGATCTGGATCCAATCAAGTTCTGACTCCCCTGGAGCTGGGTCTGGGCCAGCATCAACCTTTGTTTGGGATCTGTCCTGAGCTGGTCCTGGGGCAACATCCACAGTTAGTGTTCCTTGTTGGCCCACCAGGGGGCGGCTGTCGGAGCTGCCAGATCTCATTTCCCAAGTCCCAGGTTCTTAGCTGGGGGCTTCTTCTGGATCTCTGGCAAGGCCAATGATACATCTTTACAGACTGGAGCTGGACAGGAAGTCCTGGTGGCATGTCTGGCCCAAAGAACCACAAGTGGATTCCCTAGTTGTGGTTCCAAGTTTTCAGGAAACTCTCCAAAATACAAAGGCTGCAGAAAGGCTGGGTCTTCTGTCCCTGGATCTGAGTTCCCCCATTCATGAGAGGGTGTGTGTAAACAAGGGTCCTTCACAGTGCATGGTGGGAGGGATCCCTATCTTCTCACTCCCAACCCCCCGGCTCTGGCCCTTCAAGTATGTCTCTGGGCGAGGGAGAGGAGTGTCTCCCTGGCCCTCAGCACCTTCAGGAAGTGCCCAGTCCCCTCTTGGTCAGCAGACAGAGGGTGGGGGACTGGCTCTTCAGGATCAGGAGTCTGGGATCAGGAGGACTCAGGCATCGGAGGTGGCTGGAGGCTTGAGCTGAGCTTTTTCCATGGCAGTGCCGTATGGGAGGGAGCGCTTGAAGAAGCCAAGCTGATGAAGGGGAAAGGAGGGCGCATTTAGGTACCAACACTTCTTCCCAGCTCTGCTTCCAAGAGGACACAGGAGGACTCTTGTGCCTCCAACCTCCCCATCCAGCAAAACTAGCTTCTGAATTCAGACTAAAATACTTCTCCAAGAGGTCCAATAGGCACAAGAGAGCTGGAATCAGGGGTGATTTAATATGGGGGAATCTTTTACCAGTGTCTTAAAAATGCCCCCAGTTAAGCCAGGATGGGCAAAGTCCCCTTATGTCAAACTTTCAACTCAAGTACCAAGACTGATTGCCTAGAAGTGGCTGCTTCTTGAGGATTCTAGGCCACTTTTAGGATATAATCAATTAGTGGTGGCTGCCATGGAGTTTTGGAGGAAGTGACagtacaaatgcatgtgtttgcCATCAGTGGGTTGCATTAAATTTGCAATATGGGAACCTTATCATCTTGAGACAAGAGGACTCATTCTAAGCTGGGAGCTATAGGAGGAATGGAAGGGTCCTATGGGAAGGGACAGGATTGGATGCAAATCGCCAGGGTAGAGGTAGGGGAATATTCTGAAAAGCTGAGCTGGAGGTAGATACTGGGGACCATGGATCAAAGGCAGAACCTGATGGGAGGGTGGCCAAGTCATGGGCAGGATGTGGCTGACCTTGTAGAGGACGTAGATGAGCAGACCTAGGAGCAGGAGGCCAAAAAGGATGGCTAGGATAATGATCCACAGTGGGACGCCATTGCTACCTTCTGCCTTGGTCCACTGCACAGCCGTGGTCACCTGGGAAGCAAGTCAGGTGAAGTTACTGAGAACTCACAAATTCTTCCTACCCTACAATTGCCCCTACTTGACACTGGATCTAGCCCTACCTCCCACTTCTCATTTGGAGCTAAGAGCATTCCGAACCTGAAGGTGTAAGTGCCTAAAGTGTGCAATATTGTCTTTGGAGCTTTTACATCTGCTATTCCCTCTCCCCAGAATCTTCCTTTCTTGAATGGTAGCCTGGGTAGTTCCCTCAGTTCTCAGCTTGCACAGGAAGTCTTCCCTGACGTTTTAAGACTGGGTTCAGGTGTTCCCATGAGGTGTTTCCATAAACACCATGGCACTTGGCACACTACATGTCATTGTCTGCTAGTCTGTGAACTCCAGGAGCAGATAGCATGTCCATCCTGCTTACTACTGTATTTCTGGTATCTGCACAGATTCTGACACATagcagatgctcagtaaatacttgttATAACAAGATTAGTCCTACTCGTATACCAGTCCTAGTTCCAGCACTCTGAGCCTATCTTCCTTGACCTAGACCTTTGGTCTTAGACTCACCTGAAGTTTCTTTTGGGGCAGTTGCCGAGGCAGGATTCGGTAGGGCATCTTCAGGGCTTCGTACACAGCTTCACACTGCAGGCTGAATGGTTGGTGCTCCCGCTGTAGGGAAAGGCAGTCAGGATTGACCCTCTTGGGATCAAGAGGGTGCCCACAGGACTTCCCCATGGTCTGGCTCAGGCTGTAATCTTTCCCTATTTTGGAATCATTCTCTACTGATTCTCTCTTGATGTTTCTtatatgagataataaatgtgaaaTTGGATAATGATAACTAAATAACTTATAATCAGATAACTACATGTtcaataatcttttttttaatcattaatgtGGGTTAACACCCAGGACCACGCTTGGTCCATGATGTGTACTCAATAAATGACTGCTTATAACTGTTACCGCATCTCCTGGCCTGTCCACTGTGGTTTCATCTTACCTCACTGTTAGGATCTTTCTACACTGGTTTCCCTTCCACCTATCCTCCCTTCTCTGAATGGGCCAAGAAAGGGAATGGTTTCTCCTACTGTGGCCACAAGGTGGCGCAAGGGACCCATAGCTTGTCAAgaccaggaggcaggagaggagctGCAGTTCTGGTCCATTCACCAAAGCAGAGGTGGCAAGGGCAGTAGGGAAAAGGCAGGGTCATTCTGGGCAGGCCCAATGGTCAGGGTCAGGGCTGAGGGAAGGCTCCCTCACCTGCAGGAAGGTCTTGGCCCAGATTCGGAAATGTAGTTGCAGAGTTCGGCTCTCTTGCCGGTGCAGTGGCCCGAGCTCACAACGTAGCCTGAAACACTTAGCTTCTGGGCATTtctgggaagaaagaagaggctTGAGCCCAGAATTCTAACCTTCTCGTGTTTCTTAGAGTCCGAACAGATATTCAACACTTAGGCCCAGACCTCATTCCCACTATGACTTACCAGGACCTGCGGTCCGGAGTGGGCAGAGCTTCCACCTGGAGCTTCACGTCTTTGCAGGTGGTGTGGAGAGCCCTCGGGATCCAactggaagaggaaagagatCATTAGCTGCCTCTCCCACCTCATTACAGCAGCTAAGTCAGCCTGCACCTGAGTCCCAGAGCAGCTCAACCTATTTATCTGCCTCTGTATTGATCCACCCAACTGACCATCTCCCATGTGTAAGACACCAAGCAAACTCggcactgaaaatgaaaataagtgaaaCTCAGGTTTTGGAGTTTACATGGAGATATGTAAATCAGTCATCAGGTCCTGTTCATGCCTTAGGGCTTTTGCACTAGCTGTTTCCTCTGTTCAGAATGCTGTCCCCTGCGTATCACAAGATCCATCCTTTTCTTTCAGGTCTCAAATGAATTAACAGTTGCCTCTCTAAGAGGTTTTCCCTGATGGTGCAACTTAAGACAATCTCCAGTCTTCCCCTAATGTGTTATCTCTGTACTTTCATCACTTTTCAGTAcctgtaatttttctctttttacttgttaaaaatttttttgacagtacttggggtttgaactcaggactttgtgctttctaggtagGTGTTCTCCCactttgagtcatgcctccagaaccttttgctttatttattattattattatttttgctttagttatttttcagatagcctcTGGTTTattcctggaccacaatcctcctagttACACTTCCTgcttagttgggatgacaggcgtgtaccacatccaccttttattggttgagatggagtctcacaaatttttCCCCCTAACTAGCCtccaaccacaattctcctgatctctacccaagtagctggaattacaggcttctttctatttttatttatttatttttttattgtgggactagggtttgaactcagagcttcatgcctgcaaagcaggcgctctaccgcttgagtcatatCACCAGTCcgttatgctctggttattttggagatggggtcttgtgaactatttgttcaggctggccctgaatcctgatctcagccacccaagtaactaggatcacaggtgtgagccaccagtgcccatctctctttttactttttattgtctATTGGTTTCCACTAGAATGCAAGCTCTGTGAATACAGAAAACTTGTCAGTTTCATTTGGTACAGGTTTTTCCTGAGCCAAACAGTGTTCAGTTCAGATACCCATTCCACTGAATGTTGTTTTTGAGTAAACACAACATAAACCAGGACAGGTCTGAAGAAGGCTTCCCAGAGGAAGTGCCACAGATCCAGGCTGTAGGAGTATGACAGGAAATAGGGAAGGACGCTTCAGTCAGAAAGGCAGAAAtgtgccaggcgccagtggctcatgcctgtaatcatagctactcagaaggGAGAGGTCAGGAGGTttgcagcttgaagccagcctaggcaaatagctaGCGAGActgtgttacaaaaaaaaaaccttcacaagaaaggactggtggagtggctcaatgtgtaggccctgagttcaaaccccagtactggggaaaaaacaaaaaaggcaggaAGAAATGCAGTGGATGGGTAAAGGTAGATCAAGGCATTTTTTTCCCTCCCAGTCATCTGTGTCTTCCAACCCTTTCCATTGGCCTCCCAGCTTCTCAGCCCCTCAGCCTGGTTGTCTGAGCATGTACTGTGCTAGTGTTCAGGCCCTTACCTCCAGGTCCTGTGAGTTGGGTGGGTAGCTGGTGGTGCAATTGCTGAGCCCCGTTACCCTGGTCACATAGAGGAGCTGCTGTTCTTTCAGAGCCTGAGGGCAGCTGAGCTCCAGTACACCCCGGCTGATGGAGCTGGGGCCCAGGTTGATGAGCTGAGGGGAAGAGTGTATCACTACAAGGAGGAAGGAAATATTCTGGCTACACTGAGACCCCAGGTCACCATGGCTCCACATCCCTGCTGTAGGGCTCCCATCTCAGGAGTGAAGGACTTCAAGGGACAGATGAAATCTGCTTCAGCCAGCACTTTGTTAGACAGTGTCACCCCTCCTTTTCAAACCACTCAACTGGCTTGTCTTTCCTGTGGCGTATCTCATGGATCCTGTGCACATCACCCACctgccctcctcttcctcttggtCCTCACTCTGGTCCCAGCCACTCTCTCTTGCACCATCTCCTCCTTTCCTTTGCAACCCAGGCCCGCCTCTCCACTCCCTCTCCCTGGCCAGCCTCCCCACCTGCCTTACCTCATAGACATGGTGGACAGCAGGACCCACATCCCCCTCCTTCTGAGGCTGGTCTTGGGGATGCCAGTCACTTACTGGGAAGAGCACCACCTCAGGCTTGGAGACACTAAGGAGGAGGGTGGTTTAGAGGAGGGTGGAAGGGACCCCCCTCCCAGAAAGGACCCGCTTTGCCTGGGCACTGACCCGTTAAGGGACACCTGGGCTTGAGCCTCCACAGAGAGTGGGAAGGAGACGATGTTGCTTTGTGAGTTGTTGAGATTCTTGCTGTGGGATGGAGACAGGACCAAGGTGGGGCCAGAGCACAGCTCATAAGAACTCTGCATAGCACCAGGCTCAGCCACCTGCCCCACCCTGATCCCTTCTTCCACCCCCAAATCAGCCCTAGCTTGCCCCACTGGCTCCCTACCTGAGGATCTGGAAGTCAAACTGGATGGTCTTTTTTGTGTCCCGGAGATGAGGGACAGTGAACCGAAGGCCACCCCAGAGCTGCAAGatagggagaggaaaggggatgTTAGAGTGAGCGCTTGCCTTGGTCCATTTCCAGTGCTATCTCCCTATGTTCAGCTATGCTCCAGACTGGCCGATCCCTGTCCTGAGGTCCCCTTTCCCTACAGCGTCCTCCTCTTCCGTCCTGGACTTACACTGGCCCCTGCCTTCATGGGGTTGCCCAGGTCACAAACCAGCAGGCGACTCTGATTCACAGCAAAGTAGTCACAGCTCAGGCCGGAGAAGTTCTGGAGGCGGGTGGGCACAGGTCAGGCTTTGGTGACTCTTCTGGAGCGTGTCCCCCCCAGCCCTTCTTGAGAGTCCCCTCTCACCCGTGGGTGTCTGACGAGTCCTGAGTACTCAGCCTCTGGAGGGGCCGTGACCCGAAGCTCAGCCTCATAGGCACCACCCTCACCCATGTTCTGGGCATGGAAAGTCAGGTTCAATGCGTTCTTGTCACccagatacacgtgtttctgctcCCTGGAGGGGACACACAGAATAAGGACACTAGGGAATTAGTCTTTAAACCAGAACAATGGAGCCTAATAATAATATCTTAGTAACAGACCCCAATGGCTGACTTCTAACTCTATGGCAGGCACTAGTCCAAATGCTTTATGTAGATTACTGCATCCAATCCTTCCAAAAGATCAGAGTTATTTCTACTCTACAGATAAAGAGGCTGAGTAAGAGAAGTCCAGTGATtcccaaagtcacatagctagtaTGTCCCTACTCTGCTTTCTAATGTATTCAGAAAATTCCCTAGCTTGCTTTTTTTtcggtgttactggggtttgaactctgggcctcacatttgctgagcaaggcgctctaccacttaagccactccaccagccagaacTCCCTAGCTTAATGTCAGCCCCACTTACCCATATACTTCCAGCTGTAGGTCAGGCACACAGATGTTGTCTTCTCCGCAATCCAGCAAGATCTGAGCCTGGGGAACAGGGCAGCCTTCAGAGCGGAGTTTCTACTATTTCTGGGCTGTAGGCTCCCCACTCCCTAAGGCCCAGTGCTCAGGCCTCTGTTCTCCAAAGcccttctccccaccctgccCTCACCTTATCCTCTATCCGGCTCTTGCTCTGGTAATGCAGGACTGGCCGGAGGCCATGGCTGTCCATGGGAGCTTGGGGGTCCAAGGAGAAGTTGAGGGCGATGTGAATTGGGGAGAGTTTGTCTCGAAATTCTGACTCGTTCTGGGGTCGGGAAGAGAGCTGACAGGGTTAGGGGCTCTGGAGACTTGATGGCCCTCTCCTCACCCTCATATCTCCCCTTGTCTGCTCAGGGTCAAATTCTGACCATCCTCATTGCTTCAGAGGCCCTGCAGCCTAGTTCCCAGCGCTCCCCTTCCTCAGATTCCAAGTCCGTCAGGAAAACTTCCCATCTTTCTCCCTTCAGGAAGGGCCTCAGTTCTATGTAGGCACCCACCCTGGCCAGTCCATAACCCACTGTCCTCAGGCCCATACCCTGAGGTAGATCTTCATCTCTCTGCAGTCCTCCCGAGCCCCATTTTGGATAAGCAGAGTTTGGGCCATGGTCGCCTGTCTGGAGGCCAGGAACAGTGCCCGTCGTACCCCTCCCTTCTGCTTCTGCCAGTCCAGCTGGAGCTCCACCGTGAATCCTGCAGCCAGGGACACAGAAGGTCTGAGAATCTGCCTTTCCCTCCATCTCTAGTCAGTGAGAAGAAAGGTGCCCAGGTCCCCAGTCCCTCTATCCTGTCCCAGGGCCTGAGAGATCCAGGCAGTCTCACTCACCAATGGAGTTGGGAACGTGTTTTCCAGAAGCATTGAGGCAGAAGCTAAGGTTGATGCTGGAGAAAGACCAAGAAGAAAGCCGGTGAACACAACTGGGGCCAGCATTCTATCTTCTACCTACCTCCCAGACAGACCCAGACTAAGACAGCCCCATTTGTCCCTTCCTAAGGCAGACATGACCCCCTGCCTGCTCCCAGGCTCAGATCTCTGCAGTCTCCTCGTCCAGCTCACCAGGCCACAGGGTTCCCCTCCAAGCTGCAGCTGCGCTCCTCTGGGTTGAACATGGCTGGGAAGATTGTAAGGGAGGCACTGGCAGACACGATGGGGCGACCTCTGCCAACAGCGGATGTGGAGTAAACAGAATTAGGACTCCTCTGAGGGCTAGGCACAGGAGCATGATGCTCTAGCCCCAGGATGCCAGTTCCCTTTTGTTCTGACTTTCCCAACTTTAGATGCCTCAGTGTCCCCTGGAGTTCATACCTGTATACCACAGCCTTGTCCACACCAAAAGACCCCACAATCAGATCTGCAAAAAGTTAAGAGACCTCCCATTACAGCAAGCTTCAAATTGGGATCCTTCCTTCCTAACCAGTTTCATTGATCAAGGCTAAAGTGAGGGG from Castor canadensis chromosome 8, mCasCan1.hap1v2, whole genome shotgun sequence carries:
- the Itga5 gene encoding integrin alpha-5 isoform X2, with protein sequence MASYFGYAVAATDINGDGLDDLIVGAPLLMERTADGRPQEVGRVYVYLQHPAGMEPTPTLTLTGHDEFGRFGSSLTPLGDLDQDGYNDVAIGAPFGGETQQGVVFVFLGGPGGLGSKPSQVLQTLWAAGHTPDFFGFAVQGGRDLDGNGYPDLIVGSFGVDKAVVYRGRPIVSASASLTIFPAMFNPEERSCSLEGNPVACINLSFCLNASGKHVPNSIGFTVELQLDWQKQKGGVRRALFLASRQATMAQTLLIQNGAREDCREMKIYLRNESEFRDKLSPIHIALNFSLDPQAPMDSHGLRPVLHYQSKSRIEDKAQILLDCGEDNICVPDLQLEVYGEQKHVYLGDKNALNLTFHAQNMGEGGAYEAELRVTAPPEAEYSGLVRHPRNFSGLSCDYFAVNQSRLLVCDLGNPMKAGASLWGGLRFTVPHLRDTKKTIQFDFQILSKNLNNSQSNIVSFPLSVEAQAQVSLNGVSKPEVVLFPVSDWHPQDQPQKEGDVGPAVHHVYELINLGPSSISRGVLELSCPQALKEQQLLYVTRVTGLSNCTTSYPPNSQDLELDPEGSPHHLQRREAPGGSSAHSGPQVLKCPEAKCFRLRCELGPLHRQESRTLQLHFRIWAKTFLQREHQPFSLQCEAVYEALKMPYRILPRQLPQKKLQVTTAVQWTKAEGSNGVPLWIIILAILFGLLLLGLLIYVLYKLGFFKRSLPYGTAMEKAQLKPPATSDA
- the Itga5 gene encoding integrin alpha-5 isoform X1, with the translated sequence MGSRTPRSPLHAVQLRWSSRRGPPLLPLLLLLLPPPPRVGGFNLDSEAPAVLSGPPGSFFGFAVEFYRPGTDGVSVLVGAPKANTSQPGVLQGGAVYICPWGTSPAQCTPIEFDSKGSRILESSLSSAEGEEPVEYKSLQWFGATVRAHGSSILACAPLYSWRTEKEPLSDPVGTCYLSTDNFTRILEYAPCRSDFSWAAGQGYCQGGFSAEFTKTGRVVLGGPGSYFWQGQILSATQEQIAESYYPEYLINLVQGQLQTRQASSIYDDSYLGYSVAVGEFSGDDTEDFVTGVPKGNLTYGYVTILNGSDIRSLYNFSGEQMASYFGYAVAATDINGDGLDDLIVGAPLLMERTADGRPQEVGRVYVYLQHPAGMEPTPTLTLTGHDEFGRFGSSLTPLGDLDQDGYNDVAIGAPFGGETQQGVVFVFLGGPGGLGSKPSQVLQTLWAAGHTPDFFGFAVQGGRDLDGNGYPDLIVGSFGVDKAVVYRGRPIVSASASLTIFPAMFNPEERSCSLEGNPVACINLSFCLNASGKHVPNSIGFTVELQLDWQKQKGGVRRALFLASRQATMAQTLLIQNGAREDCREMKIYLRNESEFRDKLSPIHIALNFSLDPQAPMDSHGLRPVLHYQSKSRIEDKAQILLDCGEDNICVPDLQLEVYGEQKHVYLGDKNALNLTFHAQNMGEGGAYEAELRVTAPPEAEYSGLVRHPRNFSGLSCDYFAVNQSRLLVCDLGNPMKAGASLWGGLRFTVPHLRDTKKTIQFDFQILSKNLNNSQSNIVSFPLSVEAQAQVSLNGVSKPEVVLFPVSDWHPQDQPQKEGDVGPAVHHVYELINLGPSSISRGVLELSCPQALKEQQLLYVTRVTGLSNCTTSYPPNSQDLELDPEGSPHHLQRREAPGGSSAHSGPQVLKCPEAKCFRLRCELGPLHRQESRTLQLHFRIWAKTFLQREHQPFSLQCEAVYEALKMPYRILPRQLPQKKLQVTTAVQWTKAEGSNGVPLWIIILAILFGLLLLGLLIYVLYKLGFFKRSLPYGTAMEKAQLKPPATSDA